The DNA segment GAGCATCCAGATGCTGACGTCCATCAATCCGATCAAGCCGATGGTTTGCCTTCCTTGTAAAGAGCCCTAGGAGGAACGTCGGTGCTCCAGGCCACTCGGACGTGTCGTGATTGAGGAATGTTGTGTGGTCGACGGTGATGCATCACCGGAGCGATTCGACCACGAACGTACGTTGACGGACGAATCGGTGTTGAGGGATACACACCCAAATGTCTTAAGAACGAACGGATTTGACCTCAGCCAAAGCCAAAGCCAAATCGCAGTTCCCGTCGGGCATCGCTCGGCCCGGCTTCCAAGCCCATTAGCGACTTGGCCCACGCATCATGAGCCGAAAAGAACGCGATTGCAGGGCGATCGGCAACGATTTTTCGACATTCACAAATTCCGTTCGAGACCGAATTTGGGACTGCTGCACGTCAAGGCTGTCCGATCAGTTCACCACCTTCAGAGTGCGAATCCCAGTTGCCTTGACCCAACTGGCGAGCGCATCGATATCAGCCCGCTCGGGAATGCAGATGCAACCCGTGCCGGGATAACAGCGGTGGATGCCCAGAGCACTTCGGGTGGTGTCGAAACGAGGGGTCAGGTCAAACCACAGATCATTCCCCCACGGTTCCGGACGCCCCAGGCTGTACACACCAACGGGCAGAGGGGCTGCATTGCCGGGGCTCCAGCGGCGATCAGCACTCTGGCGCCGGGCCACACCACTGGCCGCTGGCCAGCTGGCCAGCAAACGCGGGCCGCGATGCAGTTCAACCTTCCAGATGCGATTGCCATCCGGGAACAGCTCGGCCGTGCGACGGGTGCTGAGCTGCAGTGGACCCCCCTGCAGCAGCGCCGTCGTTGGCCCCTGTTGCCCAGGGAGATCAGCGGCCGTTGCCGCTACGCAGCTGCCCAGCAGCACAGGCACCAGAAGGGCGTGGCGCAGCATCAGGATCGTCATGAACGGTGCGCCCACTTTGGGGCTGCCACGATGGCCTGCAGCAGACCAAGCCTTGGTGGACGTTCTCGATCTGTTTCCCCGCTCCATCCTTCGGGGCACCCTTCCGGATCCTCTGCTCCAACAGTTGATTGGGCTGAGCGAAAGCGTGCTCGCCCATCCTGAGTCCAGCCCCGATGCTTCCGCGAAGCTGGCGGGTCAACTGCTTCAGCAGCGCGAACTGAGGCCTGATCAACCCGGCGTGCAAGAGCTCAGCAACAACCACCTGCTGCCGGCCTGTGATCGCTGGATCCGCCATGTGATGGACCGTCAGCCTCCCCAGGGTCGCGGCCCCTGGGTTCCCGGTCGCTACCGCCTTCAGATGATTGATCTATGGCTCAATTGCCAGACCGCCGGTGACTACAACCCCACCCACACCCATGGCGGCAGCTTCTCTGGAGTGATCTTTCTGAAGGTGCCACCGCAGATCAACGCCAACAGTTTTGATGGCCAACTCTGCTTCCACGGCCCGGAGGACTGGCACATTCAGTCGTTCCGCACCGGCATGGCGCACTACGTGCTGCCTGTGCCCGGTGAGTTCTATGTGTTCCCGGCCTGGCAACCCCATTCGGTGATGCCCTTCCGAGGGGATGGTGAACGCTGGTCGCTGGCGTTCAATGTGGTGGCTGCCCCCGGTGTTCCGCCCACAGCGATGCAGCAGCCCGCCCCACAGCAACAACCCCTGGGCAACGTCTCGCTCTCGAGTCAGCGACCCACGGCCAAGGGCTTCTGACGAGAACTGTCAGAGTCTTCCGATTGCATCTGTTCAGGATTCATGGGTGATTCCGAGCCGCTCCAGCAGGCCAAAGCGATCGCAGCGGCACTGGAGCAGCTGGCCGACCAGCTGCGACCTGAGGTGATTCGTGCAGCACGACTGGATGACGACGGACGCCGCGATCTCGACCGGATCGAATACGCCCTCGGGACCATCGGCAAGGCCTTGATCCTGACGGACTATTCCATCGACGAAGAGAAGGACATCGACAAACTCAAGGCCTTCCGCGAGTCGCAGAAGGGAATGGGATGAATTCAGACGCTGCTCCAGCGCAGCAGCCGGTGCTGAACGGCTCCATCAGGCCTCAGCTCGAGCAGCCTGCCCTCCGGATCATCAGCGCGACCCAAGGGGCAGGGCTGCACCGCTTTGAAACTGCAGAGAGTGGAGGGGCATCCGAGCAGCAGCACGTCAGGCCGCATGAACCAGGCCCCCTGCAAATGCTGATGGATGTGTCCAAACAGCACCGCCCGCAGGGCTCGATGGGGACGCAACAGCTCCTCAAGACTTGCCTGATCGAGGAGCCCGATCGCATCCATGCCGGCATCACCGATGGCGATTGGTGGATGGTGAAGCGCAACCACCAGGGGCAGATCACGGCGCTCCGAGCACTGCAGGCGCTCGGCCAGCCACTGGAGCTGAAGCGAGCCAAGGACACCGGCAGCTGAACCCACCCGATGGCTGCTCAGCAGCAGCACTCTCACGCCTTGCACCAACAGATCAGCGGGAGCTGTTGCCCACGTTCTGCCCAGCACCGCATCGAGCAGCAGCGGGTGATCGTGGTTGCCGGGCAGCAGAGCCACGGAACAGCGCAAGTGTTGGATCAGGGCCCGCCGCAGCCGGACATAACCACCCCAGCTTTCGTCTTGGCAGAGGTCCCCGGTGACCAGCACCAAATCGGGGTTCAAGGTGCCACCAAGCTGGAGAGCTCGCTCAAAGTGAGCAAGGGCCGGCCGACCGCGCACCAGCCCCTGATCAGCAGCCACCAGGTGTGGATCACTGAGTTGAAGAATCCTCATCGCTCTCCGGGATGGACTGCCAGCCGCTGCTCCAACGGGTTGGATCCTTGAGCTCACTCCAGAGCACCCGCTCGCGATGCGACGGGGCCAGC comes from the Synechococcus sp. A15-62 genome and includes:
- a CDS encoding metallophosphoesterase; translated protein: MRILQLSDPHLVAADQGLVRGRPALAHFERALQLGGTLNPDLVLVTGDLCQDESWGGYVRLRRALIQHLRCSVALLPGNHDHPLLLDAVLGRTWATAPADLLVQGVRVLLLSSHRVGSAAGVLGSLQLQWLAERLQCSERRDLPLVVALHHPPIAIGDAGMDAIGLLDQASLEELLRPHRALRAVLFGHIHQHLQGAWFMRPDVLLLGCPSTLCSFKAVQPCPLGRADDPEGRLLELRPDGAVQHRLLRWSSV
- a CDS encoding putative 2OG-Fe(II) oxygenase, with translation MDVLDLFPRSILRGTLPDPLLQQLIGLSESVLAHPESSPDASAKLAGQLLQQRELRPDQPGVQELSNNHLLPACDRWIRHVMDRQPPQGRGPWVPGRYRLQMIDLWLNCQTAGDYNPTHTHGGSFSGVIFLKVPPQINANSFDGQLCFHGPEDWHIQSFRTGMAHYVLPVPGEFYVFPAWQPHSVMPFRGDGERWSLAFNVVAAPGVPPTAMQQPAPQQQPLGNVSLSSQRPTAKGF